In Oncorhynchus nerka isolate Pitt River linkage group LG21, Oner_Uvic_2.0, whole genome shotgun sequence, the following are encoded in one genomic region:
- the LOC115103716 gene encoding protein Shroom-like: protein MLNGQLGYMTVTCSSKFMQPGNESNHVKCHFCASTGGKPTGVLCGEPSAPLRRCAAQSSSNNHEDSKAGVRWLNADLTHTHTHTHTHTHTHTHTHTHTHTHTHTHTHTHTHTHTHTHTHNLEFPMLTRTFTLLSCSWPTHFCSNNVPFSPFISSLNGDNDMGNADNAVEVVPTPEQRDEAPQPSTGASQPAAGMTSGRRNPPGGKSSLILG from the exons ATGTTGAATGGTCAGCTGGGCTACATGACCGTTACTTGTTCATCCAAATTCATGCAG CCAGGGAATGAGTCCAACCATGTTAAGTGTCATTTCTGTGCATCTACAGGTGGGAAGCCCACTGGAGTGCTGTGTGGAGAACCCTCGGCCCCACTGAGGAGATGTGCTGCCCAGTCGTCCTCCAACAACCACGAAGACTCCAAGGCCGGGGTGAGATGGCTCAACgctgatctcacacacacacacacacacacacacacacacacacacacacacacacacacacacacacacacacacacacacacacacacacacacacacacacacacacacacacacacacacacacacacacacaatctagaATTTCCCATGTTGAC GAGGACTTTCACTTTGCTTTCATGTAGTTGGCCTACTCATTTCTGTTCTAATAATGTACCCTTTTCCCCCTTCATCTCCTCTTTGAATGGAGACAATGACATGGGAAATGCTG ATAACGCTGTTGAGGTCGTTCCCACCCCAGAACAGAGGGATGAGGCTCCCCAGCCCTCCACAGGGGCTTCCCAGCCCGCCGCAGGGATGACGTCAGGCCGCAGGAACCCCCCAGGGGGCAAGTCCAGCCTCATCCTGGGTTGA